ACGAAGATGTGAGACAGGATAGGCTGTCATATAAATTTTGTTGCAAAACGGGCATCAACCGTATTTTTGGTTGATGCCCGTTTTTTGTTTTTGTCATATTGAAAAGGGAGGAAAAAAATATGCAATTCAATGAGAGAATCAAAAATTATTGGGAAGGCGAAGCCGAAGGGTACAACGAAGGAATTGAAAGGGAACTAAAAGATTTTCACCGCAAAGCATGGCGGGAATTAGTACTGGAATACGCTCCGACAAAGGAAAAGTTAGATATTTTGGATATCGGTACAGGCCCAGGCTTTTTTCCTACTATTCTGGCGGATGAAGACCATAAAGTGACGGGGATTGATTTGACAGAAAACATGATTCATTTTGCTAAAAAGAATTTGCAAGCTGAAGGCAAAGAGGCAGAGCTTCTTTCCATGGATTGTCATCATCTAACGTTTGAAGATTGCTCCTTTGATCTGATTATTTGCCGGAACTTGACGTGGACTCTGGATGACCCTTCTCGTGCATATGAGGAGTGGATGCGGGTGCTGCGGCCCGGTGGAAGGCTTTTAGTGTTTGATGCCTGCTGGTATCTGCATTTGTTTGATGAAGAAAAAAAGAAAGCTTATCAAATCAGAGAGCAAGAAATCAAACAAAAGTATGGGCGTAAATTCCATGAGCACAAAGACCAGAAGGAAGGGGATGAAATCAGCAAAAAACTATTTATGAGCGACAAACTCCGGCCTCAATGGGATTTGGATAAGATGTTAGCCATGGGATTTTCAAAAGTATTTGCAGATTCCACGATTAATCAGAGAACCTGCGATGAAATGGAGATGGAATTGAACTCGCTGACACCGGCCTTTCTCGTTGGAGGTGAAAAATAAAAGTTATGGGAATGTATTTGCGCCTGGCATCTTTTCTTAAAACGACACCGAAAGAAGCACTGATAAAGGTATGGATTGGCTTATCCATTGTGGCCACCGGTTTTTTACAAGCCTTTATGATTGCTGGTGCAATCACGGCTATCTTTGAAAGGAAAAGCTATCTTGAGATTATTCCCTATATTGTCGGGGCACTGCTGGCTATAATGGCTAAAGCGTTTTTGATGCGGTACCAAGAGGGGTTTGTAAAAAAAATGGGGGCCAAAGTAAAGGGGAATATTCGCCAGACGTTGATTGAAAAGCTGCTTTGCCTTGGCCCAGCGTATCAAGATGGACGGCGAAGCGGCAATCTTCAGTCCCTTGTTACCGATGGAGTGGAATCCTTTGAAGTTTTTCTTGTCCAGTACATTCCGCAAGTATTTGTGGTGATGATTTCGGTAAGTGCTGCTATCCTTTACATTTTTACGGTTGATTCGGTTGTAAGTATATTGATTTTTTTAGCAGCTATACTGGCTGTAATCATTCCCCACTTGTTTATGCCAGCGATTTCAAAACTAATGATTGAATACTGGCAGTCCTATGCCCACTTAAATGCACAATATATTGATACCATGCAGGGCATGAGTACCTTAAAGGCTTTTCAGGCCAGCAAACGAACCGAAAAGGCTTTAGAAAAGGATGCCAAAAGTTTTGCCAAAACCTCTATTGACAACACTGGCATGTCTTTACTGGACTCAGCTATCATTATTTTTCTTTGTGCCGTCGGGACTTCTTTGGCCGTAGGAATTGCCGCTTGGCATGCCAGCCAGGGTCTGATTTCCCCGGCAGGGCTGCTGGCCATTCTATTCTTGGCGGGAGAGAGTATGAAACCGCTGTATGAACTGAATGTATATTGGCATGGCAGTTACCTGGGATTTTCGGTCGCAGAGGAGTTTTATGAAGTGTTGGATACCCCTGTAACGTTGAATATTTTAGAAGAGGCGAAAGCAAACCATACGATGAAGAACCCACCAGAAATTGAGCTGACAGAGGTGTCTTTCCGTTATCGTCAGGAAGCTAAGAAAGCGCTGGATACCGTGACCATAAAAATTGAAGGTGGACAGAAAGTGGCGGTGGTGGGAAAGTCTGGTTCGGGAAAGTCTACATTAGTTAATCTGCTTCTGCGGTTTTATGATCCCCAGGCGGGGCAAATTCGTATTGGTGGTCATGAGCTTTCTGCGTATACATTAGACTATCTTCGCAACCAAATTGCCGTGGTTTTTCAGGATACCTATCTGTTTTACGGCACGGTGCAGGAAAATTTGATGATGGCAAAGCCGAATGCCACCTTGGAAGAATGCATAGAAGCAGCAAAAGGGGCCAATGCCCACGAGTTTATTATGGCTCTTCCTCAAGGGTACCAGACTATGGTAGGAGAGCGGGGCGCTACTTTATCCGGAGGGCAGAGACAACGGCTTTCTATTGCACGAACCATCTTAAAGGGGGCACCGATTTTAATTTTAGATGAGGCGACCTCCAGTGTAGACATTTCGGGAGAAAGCCAGATCCAAGAAGCACTAGAACGTCTGATGAAGAACCGGACAACCTTAATCATTGCTCATCGTCTATCTACGATACAGACGGCTGACCTTATTTATGTTTTAAATAAAGGCAGGCTGTGGGAGGCGGGGACCCATGAAGAATTAATCAAAAAAAAGAATGGTGTGTATAAGCAGCTGGTTCAGGCGCAGGAGAAAGCGAGGTATGAGATTTGAATAAAAAAGAACATTATCGTTTTAAGTCTCTGTTGCAGCTGATGGGCAATTTGCGCCAGCATTATGTGGGTATGGTTTGTGCGGTAGTATGCGGCATTTTTAATCACCTGTTTACGATTGCGGTATCGGCACTTTGTGCATACATGGTGAGTCTGGCCTTAGAACAACATTTAATGCAAAGCTGGAAACCATTGTTTCTCTCGCTGGGAGTCCTTATTCTGCTGCGGGTAATTTCATATTTTGCAGAAATGTGGTTTGCTCATGATGTGGCATTTAAAGTGCTGGCAGATTTGCGCATTTTATTGTTGGAGGCAGTCGAGCGGGTTTCACCGGCTATTCTTCTCAACAGGCGTTCCGGCCAGCTCGCTTCTACTTTAATGAGTGATGTGGAACTGCTGGAATGGTTTTTCGCCCATTCTTTTGGCAGTGTTTTTGTTGCAGGTTCAGTTTCTGTAACCTTGCTTATCTTTTTAGGGTGGCTTCACCCGATTTTGCCGATTATTATGTTAGCCTTTTTGGCTGTACTTGTTATCATTCCCTTCCTCATGAAGAAAAAAGCGGATGAGCAAGGGGCTAATGTCCGCAAGGAATTGGGAGATGCCAATTCTGTAACCGTTGAAGGCTTGCAGGGCATGAAAGAAATCCTCATGCTCAATAATGTGGAAGCCTATCAAGATAAAAACCGCAGGTACATGGAAAAGATGTATGTCAGCCAATATCATTATGGCAGAAGATTAGGCACGGAGGGGGCTCTGCTGCAATTGACGGTTGGCCTGAGCTCTTTATGTATGTTGGGTGTGACAGCAGTTCTGGTTTTTAAAGGGCAGCTGGCATTTACTTATTATCCGGTAGTCATGATGGTAGCTGGTCTGGCCTTTAATCCAGTTTTGGAACTCTGCAATACTGCCCGCAATTTCGGCTTAATCTTTGCTGCTGCCAGCAGAGTTTTTCAGGTAATCGATGCAAAACCGCTGGTTGAAGACAAGGGAACGCCTGTGGATACCAGCAAATTGGAATCAAGCGTTACTTTTGAACAGGTTTCTTTTCGCTACAGAGAAGAGTTAGAGCCTGCGGTGAAGGACATTTCCTTTACCGTAAAGCCGGGACAAAGGGTGGCCCTAGTGGGTCATTCCGGCTCTGGCAAATCTACCTGTGTCAGCCTGTTGCTCCGGTATTGGGATCCAGAGAGCGGTGCCATTCGAATTGGCCAACGGGATATACGGCAAATGACCATGGACAATCTGAGAGAATTGATTTCGGTTGTGTTGCAGGATGTGTATCTGTTTAATGTTTCTATAAAGGAAAACATCCGGCTGGGAAGAGTTGACGCCACCGATGAAGAGGTAGAAAAAGCAGCCAAAACGGCGATGGCGCATGAATTTATTGTAGAGCTGCCAGAGGGATATGATACGGTGGCAGGGGAAAGAGGCTTATCCCTTTCGGGAGGGCAAAGGCAAAGAATTGCCATTGCCAGAGCCATCTTAAAGGGATCGCCTATTTTAGTATTGGATGAGGCGGTATCCAGTCTGGATTCAGAAAATGAAGCGGAGATACAAAGAACCATAGAACGTGCCTATAGTGGTTTCACGACCTTGATTGTGGCACACCGCATCTCCACGATTATGTCTGCAGATTTGCTGGTTGTGTTGGACAAAGGCTGCATAGCAGGAATTGGTACACATGAGGAACTGTTTAATACCAATAAAATTTATCGTGAACTGGTGCTGCCGCAAATTTGCGTGAAAGGTACGGAAGGATGAAAAGGTTTATTATAAAAAGATTAATCCTGTTGGTTCCCATGTTGTTGGTCGTTACTATGGCGACCTTTGCGCTCAGTACCATGTCAGCAGGGGATCCGGCCGCTATTATAGCTCGGGCAGAAACCGGAACCAATTCACAGAAGGCAGTAGAGCTGGTCAGGGAGGAATTAAACTTAAATCGTTCCTACCCACAGCAATATGTACACTGGCTGGAAAAAGTGGTGCGGCTGGATATGGGCACCTCGTATCAGACAAAGAAGCCTGTTTCAGAGGAACTAATGCAGCGATTTCCAGCCACCTTGCTGCTGACGGTGTGTGCAACCGGGATTATGTTTACGCTTTCCCTGATTTTAGGGATCTTGTCTGCATTGCATCCCAATTCACTCGTCGATCGAATTGCAAAAATCTTATCCTTTATTACGGTATCCGTGCCCCCTTTTTTGTTTGGCTTGCTGCTGCTTTATCTTTTCGGTGTTCAGTGGAAGCTTGTTTCCGTGGTGGGCAGTGCTGGGGCGGGAGCAGTGTGGCTGCCAGCTATAACCTTGGGCGTCAGTCATTGCGGACCCTTTATCATGCTGATAAAAAGCAATATGCTTCGCGTGCTCGGAATGGGATATATTAAAGCCGCCCGGGCTCGAGGTATTAAGGAAAGGTCGGTTGTCCTCCATCATGCCCTGCGCAATGCTATTTTGCCAGCGCTGACAAAGCTGGGGGTGACTTTTGGCAGTATGTTGGGCGGATCAGCCGTCGTGGAATCTATTTTTTCCTGGCCGGGGCTTGGACAGATGGCGTTAGATGCAATTTATAATAAGGATATTCCTGTTTTACAGGGGTTTATGCTGGTTGTGGCTACTATGATTGTACTGATTAATCTACTGGTTGACATCGTTTATAAATCGCTCGACACGAAAATAAGTATCGCTTAGAAGAGCAGAAAGGAAAAGAAGCAGGATGACGAGTTTACCGGCAGCAGAAAAAAACAGTATAAGGCAAATCTGGCGAGATGGAAACAAACAAATGATAATCGGGGGGATTCTGTTGGCGGTGATTATTCTACTGGCAGTGCTTGCACCTGTTATTGTTCCTAACGATCCATATGTTTCTAATCCGGCCAATAAATATGCTTCTTCCAGCTTGAAATACTGGTTTGGCACAGATAATCTTGGACGGTGTATGGTTTCTCGTGTCCTTCTAGGGGCACATACTTCCTTGGCATATGCCTCTGTTGTACTCAGTTCAATCCTTTTTATCAGCTTTGTTCTGGGGCTCATATCCGGGTACTTTGGCGGCATGGCGGATACGTTAATTATGCGGGTTACAGACATATTTTTAGCCTTGCCAGCCCCGGTCATTGCACTAGCCATTGCTGGGGCCTTGGGACCGAGTGCAAAAAATCTACTGATTGCCATGGTGATTACTTCCTGGGGAGATTTTACGAAGCTGGTAAGGGGAATGGTTCTGGAGGTGAAAGAAAGAGACTTTATTATGGCAGCCAGAGCCTCTGGCTTTTCTCACAGAAAAATTATTGTACATCATATTTTTACAAATATCATTCCGCCGATGTTGATTTTGGCAACGCTGGAAATGGGGAAAATCATTTTGGCTATTGCGGGGTATTCGTTCATTGGGCTTGGAGCGCAGCCGCCCACAGCAGAATGGGGCGCTATGATCAGCGATGCTAAAAATTACGTACAAGTGCAGCCTCAGTTAATTTTATATCCCAGTGCGGCAGTCGTTGTGACGGTGGTGTCTTTTAACCTCTTTGGAGACGGTTTAAAGAAATTTATCAGTAGGGGGACGGTCAATGAATCAAATTAAAGCAGACAGACCAGTTCTAGAAGTGAACCAACTTAAGGTGGATTTTGCCTGTAAGGACCATCTTGTGCATGCGGTAAAGGGAGTAAGCCTGAAAGTGATGCCGGGAAAGATAACGGCATTGGTGGGAGAAAGCGGATCGGGTAAGTCGGTAACGGCTATGGCTATCATGAACTTGCTGGACCCTCCAGGGGTTATCGCCGAAGGGCAGGTGATTTTATCCGGCCAAGATTTTTTGCAGCTGTCTCCTCGTCAGCAGCGAAAAATTCTGGGCAAACAGGTGGGGGTGGTATTTCAGGACCCTTTTGAATCGCTGAATCCTCGGATAAAAATCGGTAGCCTGCTGATTGAAACCATTTGTACAAATCAGAAGGTTTCTAAAAAACAGGCAGAGGAAATAGCTGTAGATCTGTTGATAAAGGTGAAGCTTCGACATGTAAGGAAAGTAATGAAGGAATACAGCCATCAGTTGAGCGGCGGAATGTGCCAGCGAGTAATGATTGCCATGGCCATGGCTCAAAAGCCGGCGCTGCTAATTGCCGATGAACCGACCACCGCTCTGGATGTAATGGTGCAGGGTCGCATCTTGGAGGAAATTCTGCAATTAAAGGAAAATCACAATACTGGAATCTTGTTTATTACTCATGATTTAGGTGTTGTTGCCGAAGTGGCGGATGATGTGTACATTATGCGGCAAGGCAAAATCATAGAAGAAGGCGATGTTTTTCAGGTTTTTGATCAACCTCGTCACCCCTATACAAAAGAATTGATACAATCCATTTTAGCGGTGTAGGAAAACAAAAGAGGAGAGTAAATCATGCTGCCATTGCTTGAACTAAAAAATATTTCAAAGGACTATGGGTGCTCTGAACGCTTGACAGGTAAGGAGGACTCTGACTTCCATGTTCTTCGGAACGTAAACTTTGCGATCAATCCGGGGGAAAGCATAGGCCTAATTGGAGAAAGTGGCTGCGGTAAGACCACACTGGCGAAAATCGCAGCTGGTTTGGTGAATCCTACACAAGGTCAAGTTCTGTATAGTGGTAAAAATATTAAGAGTTTTAATTTTGAAGACATGCAAAGGGTTCGAAAAGATGTACAGATTATCTTTCAGAGCAGTCAGTCTATCTTTAATCCGTATCATACTATCGGCAAGAGTTTGCGCCAGGCGCTGGAGAATTTTGAGAAGCTATCGAAAAACGAGATGGAAAAAAGAATTACCGCCATACTGGACAAGGTCGGCTTGGATTCTTCGTTTGCACTCCGTTATCCAGAAAAGTTAAGTGGCGGACAGCGGCAGAGAGCTAATATTGCCAGAGCACTAATCGTACAACCCCGGTTGATTATCTGTGATGAACCGGTGGCAAGCCTGGATTTTTCTATTCGCAAGAAAACATTGGATATGTTAAAAGGGCTAATTCAAGAAATGTCGCTTACCTGTCTGTTTATCTCTCATGATATTTCTACCGTATACTATACCTGTCAGAAAGTTGCGGTCATGTATCAAGGGGTGATGTTGGAATGGTTTCCTTTGACGCCGGACCGACACTTGGGACCAGTACATCCATACAGCCGTTCGTTACTGGATTGTGTGCCCGTATCCCATCCTGCCAGAAGAATAAAAGGCAGGGAAAAAAGGCTGGCAGAGCCAGAACAAAAGGTCCTGTTCCGAAAAGGCTGCGTTTTTTATGAGCGCTGTCCGCACAGTCAGCCTGGCTGTGGAAAGCAGGCTCCTGCGTTGCAGCCCCTGGCAGAAGGACACTTTGTCGCCTGTCACCGATATCATTTGCAGGAGAATATCAGTGTTCAACAGGTTGTTTTATAAAGTATTCGTTATTTCACTAGGATTTACTATTAGTTTGTGGAGGGTAAAATGTGTCACAAGAACAAGATGAAAAAAGCAGCATGTCTATTGCTGATCCTGTTGCTGGCTTTGGGGGTTACCGGATGCGGCAATTCGTCTGGAGAACAAGAAAACAAAGATTCTAAAACAGTTGTCGTGGGGGTGGCGGATCTCCGTGAAATTGGCATGCTGGATGCGATGTATGGATCGGGAGATATTCTTCATCAGGAACTTATTTATGAACCGTTAGTGGTGTTTGGCAAGGGGGGAGACATCCAGCCAGGTCTGGCAGAAAGCTGGCAAATCAGCCCCGATGGAAAGGAATATACCTTTACTCTGCGGCAAGATGTAAAATTCTCTGACGGAAGTGACTTTAACGCGGATGCCGTTTTATTTAATGTTAACAGATGGAAGGGGGCATCTTCTACCGCATCGCTGGATGTCGTCAATAATTTAATAAAAACAGACAAACTAAATGATTATACTGTAAAAATGACCTTTAGTAAGAGCTACTATCCGTATCTGACAGAATTAAGTTATCCGCGGCCTTTGCGTATGATGAGTCCAAACTCCGTAGATGCTAAGGGTGAATTTATCAAACCAATTGGCACAGGCAGGTGGATGGTAGAAAGCTATGATAAGAATAAAAGCGTGCTGATTGCCAATCCATATTATTATGGGGAGAAACCGCAAATTGAGAAGATTGTGGTGAAATTAATTACAGATCCTCAGGCCCGCTTAATGGCCATGGAAAGCGGGGAGGTCGACTTTCTAGCTGCGCCAATTTCTTCTGAAAACGTAGCTGCCATTGAGAAGGCTAAAGACCTGTCTATCTTAGAGGCAGACGGAACTGAGACGTATCATTTCATGTTTAATTATGAAAACCCTATTCTCCAAGATATCAATGTGCGAAAAGCTATTAATTATGCGATTGATAAAGATAGTATCGTAAAAAACCTGTTGGATGGTCACGGTGAGATTGCGAAGGGCTTGTTTTCAGAAAGAAACCCGTATGTAACGGCAGAAAACAATCTGGGATATGAGTTTTCTACAGAAAAGGCAAAGATTCTTTTAAAGGAAGCTGGCTATGAGGACTCCAACGGAGATGGCATCTTAGACAAAAACGGAACACCCCTTCGGTTAAACCTGGTCTTTCAAAGTGAGGAATTCCCGGATTGGAAGCCGGTTTGCGAATATGTTTCATCCGAGTTGAAGAAAATTGGTATTGATATCAACTTGAAGCTTCAGGAGACTAATGCGTATTATGATTCCATCTGGACCACAAGAGATTTCGATATGATTATCTATAGGACGTATGCTGATTCCTGGAATCCAAATGGATTTCTAACTTCTCTCTATTATCCGCCGACAGATGGGCAGTCTATCGCATGGAGCGATTCGGAATTAAATCAGCTTTTGGAGCAAGTGCTGGCGTCTACGGATCAGACGAATCGGCAGCAGCTTTATGATCAAATTTTTAAGCGCATGTATGATGAGGCCATGTGTGTTCCTCTTTATTACCCACAGAAGTTATATGTATATAACAATCGCCTCAGTAATCTGGAACTGGCCCCTACTTCCTATGAAATTTTAAAATGGGAGAAGTTGCAGATTAAATAAAAAGCCTTTGAGATGAAATAGTAAAAGAGAAGTCCATAATTAGAAGAAAAGAGCCTTTGGCATCCCTTTTTTAAGGAAGCCAAAGGCTTTTTTTACTATAGAGTATAATTATGCACAGAAAAAGCGATAATTCAGTAACGCATTACAAGGATAAAGTGATAGAAGGAAAAGCACAATGTTGTCTTTTTTCGGTAACAAATTCAAAAAATAAAATTGTATGCAAAACCGCTGAAAAATACAATATCGAGCGAAAAGAAGGATAAAGCAATAAATAAAGTATTGTAAATTTAATAACAAATTTGGTATAATAAATTGTAGTTTTTAATAAAAAAACTAATGAGCATAAATATTCATATTGATGAATTATTATAATAAAAGAAGGAATGAAAGGAAAAAGTAATGAGTATTTTGATTAACGGAGCGAAGCTGACGGTTGACGAGGTCATCCGAGTAGCTCGATTAAATGAAGAGGTGGTTATCACCCCAGAAGCCCAGGCAGCTGTCAAGAAGGCCAGGGATTATGTAGATAAGAAGCTGGCTGAGGGGGCCGTAATATATGGATTGACTACGGGTTTTGGCAAATTTGCCGACACCTTTATCTCCAGCGAAGAGACGGCGGACTTGCAGAGAAATTTGATTATCAGCCATACCTGCGCGCTAGGGGAAGGCCTGCCAAGAGAAGTGGTGAGGGCAGCTATGCTGCTGCGATGCAATGCCTTGTCTAGAGGAAATTCCGGTATTCGGCCAAGTACATTAAATACCCTGGTGGACATGCTGAACAAAGGTGTTCATCCAGTTATTCCAGAGAAAGGCTCTTTGGGGGCCTCGGGCGATTTGGCTCCCCTGTCTCACATGGTGCTGACCATGATTGGGGAAGGGGACGCAGAATATAAAGGCGAGATTCTGCCAGGGGCAGAAGCCATGAAGCGGGCTGGCATTCCGGTAGTAGAATTAGCGGCGAAGGAAGGCTTAGCCCTCATAAATGGTACCCAGATTATGACGGCTATCGGCGTCAATGTGCTCTGGGATGCCATGAATCTGTTGAAGGTGGCAGATATTGCAGCAGCCATGACGGCGGAGGCTTTAAACGGCATCAAGAAAGCTTATGATCACAAGGTTCACGATGTGCGGGGGCATCAAGGACAAAAAGATGTAGCAAAAAATCTGCTGGCCCTGCTGGCGGAAAGCAATAACGCTCAAGATATTAATCCGAACAAGGTTCAGGATCCGTATTCCTTGCGGTGCATTCCTCAGATTCACGGAGCATCCAGAGATGCTATCCAGTATGTTTATGAGGCGGTGACACGAGAAATCAATGCGGTGACCGACAATCCGCTTATCTTCCCAGATGAAGATGAAGTGATTTCTGGCGGAAATTTCCATGGACAGCCCATGGCCTTAGCCTTTGACTTCTTGAAGATTGCCATTTCGGAGTTGGCTGACGTATCAGAACGACGGACAGAGCGGCTGGTAAACCCTCAATTATCCGAAGGACTGCCAGCATTTTTGACCAAGTATGGCGGAGTGTGCTCCGGTTTTATGATTGCGCAGTATGCAGCGGCTTCCATGGTTTCAGAAAATAAGATCTATGCCCACCCGGCTTCAGTGGATTCTATTCCATCTTCAGGGAACCAGGAGGATCATGTGAGC
The genomic region above belongs to Aminipila butyrica and contains:
- a CDS encoding class I SAM-dependent methyltransferase, whose product is MQFNERIKNYWEGEAEGYNEGIERELKDFHRKAWRELVLEYAPTKEKLDILDIGTGPGFFPTILADEDHKVTGIDLTENMIHFAKKNLQAEGKEAELLSMDCHHLTFEDCSFDLIICRNLTWTLDDPSRAYEEWMRVLRPGGRLLVFDACWYLHLFDEEKKKAYQIREQEIKQKYGRKFHEHKDQKEGDEISKKLFMSDKLRPQWDLDKMLAMGFSKVFADSTINQRTCDEMEMELNSLTPAFLVGGEK
- a CDS encoding ABC transporter ATP-binding protein, whose product is MGMYLRLASFLKTTPKEALIKVWIGLSIVATGFLQAFMIAGAITAIFERKSYLEIIPYIVGALLAIMAKAFLMRYQEGFVKKMGAKVKGNIRQTLIEKLLCLGPAYQDGRRSGNLQSLVTDGVESFEVFLVQYIPQVFVVMISVSAAILYIFTVDSVVSILIFLAAILAVIIPHLFMPAISKLMIEYWQSYAHLNAQYIDTMQGMSTLKAFQASKRTEKALEKDAKSFAKTSIDNTGMSLLDSAIIIFLCAVGTSLAVGIAAWHASQGLISPAGLLAILFLAGESMKPLYELNVYWHGSYLGFSVAEEFYEVLDTPVTLNILEEAKANHTMKNPPEIELTEVSFRYRQEAKKALDTVTIKIEGGQKVAVVGKSGSGKSTLVNLLLRFYDPQAGQIRIGGHELSAYTLDYLRNQIAVVFQDTYLFYGTVQENLMMAKPNATLEECIEAAKGANAHEFIMALPQGYQTMVGERGATLSGGQRQRLSIARTILKGAPILILDEATSSVDISGESQIQEALERLMKNRTTLIIAHRLSTIQTADLIYVLNKGRLWEAGTHEELIKKKNGVYKQLVQAQEKARYEI
- a CDS encoding ABC transporter ATP-binding protein; the encoded protein is MNKKEHYRFKSLLQLMGNLRQHYVGMVCAVVCGIFNHLFTIAVSALCAYMVSLALEQHLMQSWKPLFLSLGVLILLRVISYFAEMWFAHDVAFKVLADLRILLLEAVERVSPAILLNRRSGQLASTLMSDVELLEWFFAHSFGSVFVAGSVSVTLLIFLGWLHPILPIIMLAFLAVLVIIPFLMKKKADEQGANVRKELGDANSVTVEGLQGMKEILMLNNVEAYQDKNRRYMEKMYVSQYHYGRRLGTEGALLQLTVGLSSLCMLGVTAVLVFKGQLAFTYYPVVMMVAGLAFNPVLELCNTARNFGLIFAAASRVFQVIDAKPLVEDKGTPVDTSKLESSVTFEQVSFRYREELEPAVKDISFTVKPGQRVALVGHSGSGKSTCVSLLLRYWDPESGAIRIGQRDIRQMTMDNLRELISVVLQDVYLFNVSIKENIRLGRVDATDEEVEKAAKTAMAHEFIVELPEGYDTVAGERGLSLSGGQRQRIAIARAILKGSPILVLDEAVSSLDSENEAEIQRTIERAYSGFTTLIVAHRISTIMSADLLVVLDKGCIAGIGTHEELFNTNKIYRELVLPQICVKGTEG
- a CDS encoding ABC transporter permease; the encoded protein is MKRFIIKRLILLVPMLLVVTMATFALSTMSAGDPAAIIARAETGTNSQKAVELVREELNLNRSYPQQYVHWLEKVVRLDMGTSYQTKKPVSEELMQRFPATLLLTVCATGIMFTLSLILGILSALHPNSLVDRIAKILSFITVSVPPFLFGLLLLYLFGVQWKLVSVVGSAGAGAVWLPAITLGVSHCGPFIMLIKSNMLRVLGMGYIKAARARGIKERSVVLHHALRNAILPALTKLGVTFGSMLGGSAVVESIFSWPGLGQMALDAIYNKDIPVLQGFMLVVATMIVLINLLVDIVYKSLDTKISIA
- a CDS encoding ABC transporter permease; translation: MTSLPAAEKNSIRQIWRDGNKQMIIGGILLAVIILLAVLAPVIVPNDPYVSNPANKYASSSLKYWFGTDNLGRCMVSRVLLGAHTSLAYASVVLSSILFISFVLGLISGYFGGMADTLIMRVTDIFLALPAPVIALAIAGALGPSAKNLLIAMVITSWGDFTKLVRGMVLEVKERDFIMAARASGFSHRKIIVHHIFTNIIPPMLILATLEMGKIILAIAGYSFIGLGAQPPTAEWGAMISDAKNYVQVQPQLILYPSAAVVVTVVSFNLFGDGLKKFISRGTVNESN
- a CDS encoding ABC transporter ATP-binding protein: MNQIKADRPVLEVNQLKVDFACKDHLVHAVKGVSLKVMPGKITALVGESGSGKSVTAMAIMNLLDPPGVIAEGQVILSGQDFLQLSPRQQRKILGKQVGVVFQDPFESLNPRIKIGSLLIETICTNQKVSKKQAEEIAVDLLIKVKLRHVRKVMKEYSHQLSGGMCQRVMIAMAMAQKPALLIADEPTTALDVMVQGRILEEILQLKENHNTGILFITHDLGVVAEVADDVYIMRQGKIIEEGDVFQVFDQPRHPYTKELIQSILAV
- a CDS encoding oligopeptide/dipeptide ABC transporter ATP-binding protein, which produces MLPLLELKNISKDYGCSERLTGKEDSDFHVLRNVNFAINPGESIGLIGESGCGKTTLAKIAAGLVNPTQGQVLYSGKNIKSFNFEDMQRVRKDVQIIFQSSQSIFNPYHTIGKSLRQALENFEKLSKNEMEKRITAILDKVGLDSSFALRYPEKLSGGQRQRANIARALIVQPRLIICDEPVASLDFSIRKKTLDMLKGLIQEMSLTCLFISHDISTVYYTCQKVAVMYQGVMLEWFPLTPDRHLGPVHPYSRSLLDCVPVSHPARRIKGREKRLAEPEQKVLFRKGCVFYERCPHSQPGCGKQAPALQPLAEGHFVACHRYHLQENISVQQVVL
- a CDS encoding nickel ABC transporter substrate-binding protein: MCHKNKMKKAACLLLILLLALGVTGCGNSSGEQENKDSKTVVVGVADLREIGMLDAMYGSGDILHQELIYEPLVVFGKGGDIQPGLAESWQISPDGKEYTFTLRQDVKFSDGSDFNADAVLFNVNRWKGASSTASLDVVNNLIKTDKLNDYTVKMTFSKSYYPYLTELSYPRPLRMMSPNSVDAKGEFIKPIGTGRWMVESYDKNKSVLIANPYYYGEKPQIEKIVVKLITDPQARLMAMESGEVDFLAAPISSENVAAIEKAKDLSILEADGTETYHFMFNYENPILQDINVRKAINYAIDKDSIVKNLLDGHGEIAKGLFSERNPYVTAENNLGYEFSTEKAKILLKEAGYEDSNGDGILDKNGTPLRLNLVFQSEEFPDWKPVCEYVSSELKKIGIDINLKLQETNAYYDSIWTTRDFDMIIYRTYADSWNPNGFLTSLYYPPTDGQSIAWSDSELNQLLEQVLASTDQTNRQQLYDQIFKRMYDEAMCVPLYYPQKLYVYNNRLSNLELAPTSYEILKWEKLQIK
- the hutH gene encoding histidine ammonia-lyase — its product is MSILINGAKLTVDEVIRVARLNEEVVITPEAQAAVKKARDYVDKKLAEGAVIYGLTTGFGKFADTFISSEETADLQRNLIISHTCALGEGLPREVVRAAMLLRCNALSRGNSGIRPSTLNTLVDMLNKGVHPVIPEKGSLGASGDLAPLSHMVLTMIGEGDAEYKGEILPGAEAMKRAGIPVVELAAKEGLALINGTQIMTAIGVNVLWDAMNLLKVADIAAAMTAEALNGIKKAYDHKVHDVRGHQGQKDVAKNLLALLAESNNAQDINPNKVQDPYSLRCIPQIHGASRDAIQYVYEAVTREINAVTDNPLIFPDEDEVISGGNFHGQPMALAFDFLKIAISELADVSERRTERLVNPQLSEGLPAFLTKYGGVCSGFMIAQYAAASMVSENKIYAHPASVDSIPSSGNQEDHVSMGTTAARTAAMVLDNAQKVLGIELFAASQAVWLRGATGLAKGTQAAYDCIRQQVEPVEEDVIMHYELKKFDEMIKDNVIVEAVEKAVTLL